CTTTATATGATCTATTGACCTTCCCACGGCGATATTTATATCAAGCCATTAATATAGATGGAGTGGAATCAGTTAGCCCGTTATATGTTGGTTTTGCTGAATGGCAAAGTCCTACTACTCCTTTTGTTAGAAGAATTTATGTTTTTGGTTTTAATCCGGAAAGACCAGCATTTGATTTGCCAGAAGTTTACAAGAATTTGGATAAGATTAAAAATCCCGATATATTTTTGTTTGATAATAAATCAAGACCAGTTTTTGGAATAAATTTAAATTTGGAAAAAAAATTTAAAGAAATTGAATTAGAGCTAAATAATAAAAGAGTTAAAATATCAGGGATATATAATATAGGTCCTTCTTTTGAATCAGATGGTAGTTTAATAACTAGTGATATAAATTTTATGAGAATTTTTCCTTTAAGAAACGGAGAGTATGTTGATTTAGGCTTAATAAAGCTTAAGGAAGGGATAGAAGTTAGTCAAGTAATTGATCAGTTAAAACATCTAATTCCTAAAGAAATTAGAATTATGACACATCAAGATTTAATTGATTACGAGAAAAATTTTTGGGGTAATAATCGTCCAATAGGGATCATTTTTTTGCAAGGAGCTATTTTAGGTTTTATAATCGGTACAGTCTTTATTTATCAAATAATTTATACTGATGTCTCCGAACATTTAAATGATTATGCAATTTTAAAAGTTCGAGGTTACACAAATAAATATTTAATATTTATAGTTTTTCAAGAGGCATTAATTCTTTCTATTTTAGGTTATGTTCCAGGCTTAATTATATCTATATTTATGTATAAGCTAACAGAATCCTTAGCTTTCTTGCCTATTTATATGACTTTTAATAGAGCCTTGTTAGTTTTATTTTTAAGTATTTTTATGTCTTCAATAGCTGGATTAATTGCTATACAAAAATTACGAGATGCCGACCCCGTTGATTTATTAATTTAAAAATCATGAAGCTAAAATATATATGTTAAAAAATCCAGTTATAGAAATTAAAAAACTCAATCATTATTTTGGCAGTAAAAAATTACGAAAACAAGTATTATTTGATATCAATTTAGAAATCGAAAGCGGTGATATTTTAATAATGACTGGCCCTTCTGGTTCTGGTAAAAGTACTTTAATGAGTTTAATCGGTGGGCTAAGAAGTGTGCAAGAAGGGAATTTAAAAGTTTTAAAGCAAGAGCTTAAAAATGCTAATGAGCAGCATTTAGTACGAATACGTCGACAAATAGGATATATTTTTCAACGTAATAACTTAGTACAATTTTTGACAGTTCAACAAAATGTACAGATGTCTTTAAAATTACAACCAAATATTTGCAAAAAGCATATAAGTACTAGAGCAAGAGCTATGCTAGATTCAGTTGGTTTGGGTCATAGAATAAATTATTATCCTCAAAATCTTTCAGG
Above is a genomic segment from Nostoc sp. MS1 containing:
- the devC gene encoding ABC transporter permease DevC, with amino-acid sequence MIFEKPLAWLQLTYKKNRMIVAVAGITFAVFLMFMQLGLQAGLYESATAVHRSLRADLVLIHYRSLALYDLLTFPRRYLYQAINIDGVESVSPLYVGFAEWQSPTTPFVRRIYVFGFNPERPAFDLPEVYKNLDKIKNPDIFLFDNKSRPVFGINLNLEKKFKEIELELNNKRVKISGIYNIGPSFESDGSLITSDINFMRIFPLRNGEYVDLGLIKLKEGIEVSQVIDQLKHLIPKEIRIMTHQDLIDYEKNFWGNNRPIGIIFLQGAILGFIIGTVFIYQIIYTDVSEHLNDYAILKVRGYTNKYLIFIVFQEALILSILGYVPGLIISIFMYKLTESLAFLPIYMTFNRALLVLFLSIFMSSIAGLIAIQKLRDADPVDLLI
- a CDS encoding ATP-binding cassette domain-containing protein; the protein is MLKNPVIEIKKLNHYFGSKKLRKQVLFDINLEIESGDILIMTGPSGSGKSTLMSLIGGLRSVQEGNLKVLKQELKNANEQHLVRIRRQIGYIFQRNNLVQFLTVQQNVQMSLKLQPNICKKHISTRARAMLDSVGLGHRINYYPQNLSGGERQRTAIACALVTHPKLILADEPTASLDRDAGHNIMKLLQRLAKEQETTILIATHDYRILPIADRIISIEDGKVQEPIPLI